One Brassica napus cultivar Da-Ae chromosome A5, Da-Ae, whole genome shotgun sequence DNA window includes the following coding sequences:
- the LOC106450956 gene encoding non-specific lipid-transfer protein D, producing the protein MAGLMKLACLVLACMIVAGPITSNAALSCGTVSGYVAPCIGYLAQGAPALPRACCSGVTSLNNLARTTPDRQQACRCLVGAANAFPTLNAARAAGLPKACGVNIPYKISKTTNCNSVK; encoded by the exons ATGGCTGGTCTAATGAAGTTGGCATGCTTGGTCTTGGCCTGCATGATCGTGGCCGGTCCAATCACATCGAACGCGGCTCTGAGCTGTGGCACCGTTAGCGGCTACGTGGCACCGTGCATTGGCTACCTGGCCCAGGGTGCGCCGGCCCTTCCCAGAGCGTGCTGCAGCGGCGTTACTAGTCTAAACAACCTGGCCCGTACAACCCCAGACCGTCAGCAAGCTTGCCGTTGCCTTGTAGGAGCCGCTAACGCCTTCCCTACTCTCAACGCTGCCCGTGCAGCTGGACTTCCTAAGGCATGTGGAGTCAACATTCCTTACAAGATCAGCAAAACCACCAACTGCAACAG TGTGAAATGA
- the LOC106450961 gene encoding transcription elongation factor TFIIS — MESELVELFEAAKKAADAAAIDGVTSSGPEVSRSLDALKQLKKFPITYDMLVATQVGKKLRSLSKHPIEEIKTVATDLLETWKKLVIEETSKSKLDRKDVDKTPNPAPVKVQKLQRGDSAKSIKVEERKEPDNKVNAGASKENQSSTKAPAKAPLNGAPKLTSMVKCNDPVRDKIRELLVDAMSKVHDESDDYDRARVVGCDPIRVAVSVESHMFEKLGRSTGAQKVKYRSIMFNLRDSNNPDLRRRVLTGEVSPEKLITLSGEEMASDKRKQETNQIKEKFLFDCERGQAPKASTDQFKCGRCGQRKCTYYQMQTRSADEPMTTYVTCVNCDNHWKFC, encoded by the exons ATGGAAAGCGAATTGGTTGAATTGTTCGAGGCGGCGAAGAAGGCAGCCGATGCGGCGGCGATCGACGGCGTTACCTCCTCAGGTCCGGAGGTTTCTCGATCTCTCGACGCCCTAAAACAGCTCAAGAAGTTTCCCATCACATACGACATGCTCGTCGCGACTCAG GTAGGGAAGAAGCTAAGGTCTCTTTCAAAACATCCTATTGAAGAAATAAAAACCGTAGCTACTGATCTTCTTGAGACATGGAAGAAACTTGTCATTGAAGAGACGTCCAAGTCTAAGCTAGACAGGAAGGATGTTGACAAGACACCAAACCCTGCTCCTGTGAAAGTGCAGAAGCTTCAGAGAGGTGATTCAGCTAAGAGCATCAAGGTAGAAGAGAGGAAGGAACCAGACAACAAAGTCAATGCTGGGGCCTCAAAGGAGAATCAATCTAGTACGAAAGCTCCAGCTAAGGCACCACTTAATGGTGCACCAAAGCTGACTTCGATGGTGAAATGCAACGACCCTGTGCGTGACAAGATCCGTGAGCTGCTTGTGGACGCAATGTCCAAGGTCCATGACGAATCAGATGACTACGATAGAGCGAGAGTTGTCGGATGTGATCCAATCCGCGTCGCTGTCTCGGTGGAGTCTCACATGTTTGAGAAGCTGGGACGGTCAACGGGAGCTCAGAAGGTGAAGTACAGGTCTATAATGTTCAACCTGAGGGACAGTAACAATCCGGATCTGAGGAGGAGGGTTCTCACAGGGGAGGTGTCGCCGGAGAAACTTATTACATTGTCTGGTGAAGAGATGGCAAGCGACAAGAGGAAACAGGAGACTAATCAGATCAAGGAGAAGTTTCTGTTTGATTGTGAGCGTGGCCAGGCGCCGAAAGCGAGTACTGATCAGTTCAAGTGTGGGAGGTGTGGTCAGCGTAAATGCACTTACTATCAGATGCAGACGAGGAGTGCTGATGAGCCGATGACGACTTATGTTACGTGTGTTAACTGTGACAACCACTGGAAGTTCTGTTGA
- the LOC125575064 gene encoding glutathione S-transferase T3-like, producing MDPFNYNSPGLVNLLVSQSSQPIDLGCSEVPKAASKRKWTTKEDVVLISAWLNTSKDPIVSNEQKAGTFWKRIVEYVNASPLLIGSIPREWSQCKQRWGRVNEQVCKFVGSHEAAVKEQASGQNENDVMKAAHDIFFNDYHVKFSMEHCWRELRFDQKWRSHSLSKDGAKEKRKEPAEEVPADQDVRPPGVKASKAAKRKKHTNEAAYDQIESILAAKNTISKQKILDRLLAKSEATLSPQEVSLKNKLICEML from the coding sequence atGGATCCTTTTAACTATAACTCTCCCGGGTTGGTTAACCTACTAGTCTCTCAGAGCAGTCAACCCATAGACTTAGGGTGTTCTGAGGTTCCTAAAGCGGCGTCAAAGCGTAAGTGGACAACCAAAGAAGACGTTGTCTTGATcagtgcttggttgaacacCAGCAAAGATCCAATTGTGAGTAACGAGCAGAAGGCAGGCACGTTTTGGAAGCGCATAGTGGAGTATGTCAATGCTAGTCCTCTGCTCATTGGCTCCATTCCTAGGGAGTGGAGTCAATGTAAGCAGCGGTGGGGAAGGGTTAATGAGCAGGTCTGCAAGTTTGTTGGAAGCCATGAAGCCGCGGTGAAGGAGCAAGCGAGTGggcaaaatgagaatgatgtcaTGAAGGCTGCCCATGACATCTTCTTTAACGACTATCATGTCAAGTTCAGTATGGAGCATTGTTGGAGGGAGCTTAGGTTTGATCAAAAATGGAGATCACATTCATTGTCGAAAGATGGTGCaaaggagaaaaggaaggaaCCGGCTGAGGAGGTTCCTGCGGACCAAGATGTTAGGCCTCCTGGCGTTAAGGCAAGCAAAGCAGCCAAACGCAAGAAGCACACCAATGAAGCAGCTTATGATCAGATAGAGAGCATATTAGCTGCCAAAAATACTATATCTAAACAGAAAATCCTTGATCGCTTGCTTGCAAAATCTGAAGCTACACTTTCTCCACAAGAAGTGTCTCTTAAAAATAAACTCATTTGTGAAATGCTTTGA
- the LOC106450960 gene encoding protein FATTY ACID EXPORT 3, chloroplastic-like isoform X1, with the protein MSIPMELMSIRSPISTFLHRPHSRPPSTLRSLRFQHLPTPRHHLTAPSLVSCTGLRLRFTSDTKLNRSFVAFAASHEESVSTSSPDSAQKLEPSGVEVEKEKSVVDGDDNDSTSQEAWKQTLASVKEQVSKIQSVSSEAYNVNSQKAMTILKDTSEQLRIQAEKAKEELGTKAKEVGEEGREYILKAAEESPSDVKEIVEAFSSSEDLRDVSRTQDFHVGIPYGLLLFVGGFLSFMISGSIPAIRFGVILGGALFALSMASLKAQRIGESSAKFLKGQMAIVAIIFLRELKLVLFQRSTFMGFLTTLTSGGVLAFYGYKLMSNKEKGLNKEQGGEEDEASEGFVRREG; encoded by the exons ATGAGTATCCCAATGGAGCTGATGTCCATCAGAAGCCCTATCTCAACCTTCCTCCACAGACCTCACTCTCGTCCCCCCTCCACGCTTCGCTCTCTCCGTTTCCAACACCTTCCCACCCCACGCCACCATCTCACCGCTCCATCTCTCGTTTCCTGTACCGGTCTACGTCTCCGGTTTACCTCAGATACCAAGCTTAACCGCTCCTTCGTCGCCTTCGCCGCTTCCCACGAGGAATCTGTGAGTACTAGTAGTCCTGACTCTGCTCAAAAACTT GAACCATCAGGTGTTGaggtggagaaggagaagagtgtAGTAGACGGTGATGACAATGATAGTACATCTCAGGAAGCGTGGAAGCAAACCCTTGCGTCTGTCAAAGAGCAGGTTTCGAAGATTCAGAGCGTGTCCTCCGAGGCGTACAATGTGAACTCCCAAAAGGCGATGACTATCTTGAAAGATACCTCTGAGCAGCTTAGGATTCAAGCGGAGAAGGCTAAAGAGGAGTTGGGGACGAAGGCTAAAGAGGTTGGGGAGGAAGGTAGGGAGTATATTTTGAAAGCAGCGGAGGAGTCTCCTTCTGATGTGAAGGAGATCGTTGAAGCTTTCTCTTCCAGTGAGGATCTGAGGGATGTGTCGAGAACTCAAGATTTTCATGTTGGGATACCTTATG GTTTGCTTTTGTTTGTGGGTGGGTTTCTTTCCTTTATGATATCTGGAAGCATTCCTGCTATCAGGTTTGGTGTCATTCTTGGTGGAGCTCTTTTTGCGCTGAGCATGGCTAGTCTAAAGGCTCAGAGGATTGGAGAGTCATCTGCTAAGTTCTTAAAAGGACAGATGG CGATAGTGGCAATCATATTTTTGAGAGAGTTGAAGTTGGTGCTGTTTCAG AGATCTACTTTCATGGGCTTTTTGACCACCCTTACAAG TGGTGGTGTGTTGGCGTTTTACGGTTACAAGTTGATGAGCAACAAAGAAAAGGGCCTAAACAAAGAACAaggtggagaagaagatgaagcaaGCGAAGGCTTTGTAAGAAGAGAAGGATAG
- the LOC106450962 gene encoding KH domain-containing protein At2g38610 encodes MSGLYNNNSSYFSPARAASPQIRSTPEIDSSQYLTELLAEHQKLTPFMQVLPICSRLLNQEMFRVSGMMPPNQGFGDFDRLRHRSPSPMASSNLMSNVSNTGLGGWNGGLSQERLSGTPGMTMDWQGAPGSPSSYTVKRILRLEIPVDSYPNFNFVGRLLGPRGNSLKRVEATTGCRVFIRGKGSIKDPEKEDKLRGRPGYEHLNEQLHILIEADLPASIVEIRLRQAQEIIEELLKPVDESQDFIKRQQLRELALLNSNNLREESPGPSGGGSVSPFNSSGKRPKTGC; translated from the exons aTGTCTGGTCTATACAACAACAACTCTTCTTACTTCTCTCCTGCTAGAGCTGCTTCTCCTCAGATCAGAAGCACTCCTGAGATCGACAG CTCTCAGTACTTGACGGAGCTTCTCGCAGAACATCAAAAGCTCACACCTTTTATGCAAGTCTTGCCCATATGCAGCCGCCTTTTGAATCAAG AGATGTTCAGGGTATCTGGAATGATGCCTCCTAACCAAGGATTCGGCGATTTTGATAGACTCAGACACAGAAGTCCCAGTCCTATGGCTTCTTCTAATCTTATGTCTAATGTCTCTAACACCGGTTTAGGTGGTTGGAACGGTGGTCTCTCTCAGGAG AGACTTAGTGGAACACCTGGGATGACAATGGATTGGCAAGGTGCACCTGGAAGCCCCAGCTCATACACTGTGAAAAGGATACTGCGTCTGGAGATTCCAGTAGATAGCTATCCTAAT TTCAATTTTGTTGGAAGGCTTCTTGGTCCTAGAGGCAACTCATTAAAACGTGTTGAAGCTACAACCGGTTGCCGTGTGTTCATTAGAGGGAAAGGTTCAATCAAGGATCCAGAAAAG GAAGATAAGCTAAGGGGAAGACCAGGCTATGAACATCTAAATGAGCAGCTTCACATCTTGATAGAAGCAGATCTTCCAGCTAGTATTGTGGAGATTCGTCTGAGACAAGCTCAAGAAATCATAGAAGAGTTACTTAAGCCTGTG GATGAGTCTCAAGATTTCATAAAGAGGCAGCAGCTGAGGGAGCTAGCGTTGCTAAACTCAAACAACCTGAGGGAAGAGAGTCCAGGACCAAGCGGCGGTGGAAGCGTTTCGCCTTTCAATTCAAGTGGTAAACGCCCCAAAACAGGATGCTAA
- the LOC106450960 gene encoding protein FATTY ACID EXPORT 3, chloroplastic-like isoform X2 — translation MSIPMELMSIRSPISTFLHRPHSRPPSTLRSLRFQHLPTPRHHLTAPSLVSCTGLRLRFTSDTKLNRSFVAFAASHEESEPSGVEVEKEKSVVDGDDNDSTSQEAWKQTLASVKEQVSKIQSVSSEAYNVNSQKAMTILKDTSEQLRIQAEKAKEELGTKAKEVGEEGREYILKAAEESPSDVKEIVEAFSSSEDLRDVSRTQDFHVGIPYGLLLFVGGFLSFMISGSIPAIRFGVILGGALFALSMASLKAQRIGESSAKFLKGQMAIVAIIFLRELKLVLFQRSTFMGFLTTLTSGGVLAFYGYKLMSNKEKGLNKEQGGEEDEASEGFVRREG, via the exons ATGAGTATCCCAATGGAGCTGATGTCCATCAGAAGCCCTATCTCAACCTTCCTCCACAGACCTCACTCTCGTCCCCCCTCCACGCTTCGCTCTCTCCGTTTCCAACACCTTCCCACCCCACGCCACCATCTCACCGCTCCATCTCTCGTTTCCTGTACCGGTCTACGTCTCCGGTTTACCTCAGATACCAAGCTTAACCGCTCCTTCGTCGCCTTCGCCGCTTCCCACGAGGAATCT GAACCATCAGGTGTTGaggtggagaaggagaagagtgtAGTAGACGGTGATGACAATGATAGTACATCTCAGGAAGCGTGGAAGCAAACCCTTGCGTCTGTCAAAGAGCAGGTTTCGAAGATTCAGAGCGTGTCCTCCGAGGCGTACAATGTGAACTCCCAAAAGGCGATGACTATCTTGAAAGATACCTCTGAGCAGCTTAGGATTCAAGCGGAGAAGGCTAAAGAGGAGTTGGGGACGAAGGCTAAAGAGGTTGGGGAGGAAGGTAGGGAGTATATTTTGAAAGCAGCGGAGGAGTCTCCTTCTGATGTGAAGGAGATCGTTGAAGCTTTCTCTTCCAGTGAGGATCTGAGGGATGTGTCGAGAACTCAAGATTTTCATGTTGGGATACCTTATG GTTTGCTTTTGTTTGTGGGTGGGTTTCTTTCCTTTATGATATCTGGAAGCATTCCTGCTATCAGGTTTGGTGTCATTCTTGGTGGAGCTCTTTTTGCGCTGAGCATGGCTAGTCTAAAGGCTCAGAGGATTGGAGAGTCATCTGCTAAGTTCTTAAAAGGACAGATGG CGATAGTGGCAATCATATTTTTGAGAGAGTTGAAGTTGGTGCTGTTTCAG AGATCTACTTTCATGGGCTTTTTGACCACCCTTACAAG TGGTGGTGTGTTGGCGTTTTACGGTTACAAGTTGATGAGCAACAAAGAAAAGGGCCTAAACAAAGAACAaggtggagaagaagatgaagcaaGCGAAGGCTTTGTAAGAAGAGAAGGATAG
- the LOC106450957 gene encoding vacuolar-sorting receptor 1, whose protein sequence is MKFGVLSFSFVLILELTFGTFLVEKNNLKVTSPDSIKGVYECAIGNFGIPKYGGTLVGTVVYPMSNHKGCKSFSEFGVSFKSSPGSLPTFLLIDRGDCYFALKAWNAQQAGAAAILVSDNKLEPLITMDTPEEDTANADYLEKINIPSALISKSLGDSIKSAISDGNMVNMKLDWTESVPHPDERVEYELWTDSNDECGKKCDTQIEFLRNFKGAAQILEKGGYTQFTPHFITWYCPKAFMLSRQCKSQCINHGRYCAPDPEQDFTRGYDGKDVVVQNLRHACVFRVVNETGKAWKWWDYATDFSVRCPMKYNKYTSECADEVIKSLGIDLEKVYLCMGDTEGDVENPVLKAEQESQVGKGSRGDVTILPTLVVNNRQYRGKLEKGAVLKAICAGFQESTEPAICLTEDQNTNECLENNGGCWQDRAANITACLDTFRGRLCECPTVQGVKFVGDGYTHCKASGALRCGINNGGCWRETRGGYTYSACTDDHSSVCKCPPGFKGDGVKSCEDVDECKEKLACQCPECKCKNTWGSYECTCRKGLFYLRELDTCIGAFGAVKLGWSFVLILLLALTAATLSGYAIYKYRIRHYMDSEIRSIMAQYMPLDSQPNNTETHMDF, encoded by the exons ATGAAGTTTGGAGTATTGTCATTCTCTTTTGTTCTGATCCTGGAATTAACCTTTGGTACATTCTTGGTGGAGAAGAACAACTTAAAAGTGACTTCACCTGACAGCATCAAAGGTGTTTATGAATGCGCCATTGGGAATTTTGGAATTCCAAAATACGGGGGAACACTTGTCGGAACCGTCGTGTATCCCATGTCTAACCACAAGGGATGTAAGAGCTTCAGCGAGTTCGGTGTCTCCTTCAAATCTTCACCTGGAAGCTTACCCACTTTCCTTCTTATTGATCGAGGAG ATTGTTACTTCGCCTTGAAAGCATGGAACGCTCAACAAGCCGGAGCAGCAGCCATTCTAGTGTCCGATAACAAACTCGAGCCACTAATCACAATGGACACACCAGAGGAAGACACTGCTAACGCAGACTATCTAGAAAAAATCAACATCCCTTCAGCACTAATCAGCAAATCGTTAGGAGACAGCATAAAGTCAGCTATATCCGATGGCAACATGGTCAACATGAAACTAGACTGGACCGAGTCAGTTCCACACCCGGACGAGCGTGTGGAATACGAGCTTTGGACCGACAGCAACGACGAGTGCGGCAAAAAATGCGACACGCAGATTGAGTTTCTAAGAAACTTTAAAGGAGCGGCTCAGATTCTTGAGAAAGGAGGGTACACTCAGTTCACACCGCATTTCATCACTTGGTATTGTCCCAAGGCGTTTATGCTGAGTAGACAGTGTAAGTCTCAGTGTATCAACCATGGAAGGTACTGTGCTCCGGATCCTGAGCAGGATTTTACAAGAGGGTACGATGGAAAAGATGTTGTTGTTCAGAATTTGCGCCACGCTTGTGTGTTTAGAGTGGTTAATGAGACTGGTAAGGCGTGGAAGTGGTGGGACTATGCTACTGATTTTTCTGTTAGATGTCCCATGAAGTATAACAAGTATACAAGTGAATGTGCTGATGAAGTTATCAAGTCACTTG GGATTGATCTTGAGAAGGTGTACTTGTGTATGGGAGATACTGAGGGAGATGTGGAGAATCCAGTTCTTAAAGCAGAACAAGAGTCACAGGTAGGCAAAGGCTCCCGTGGAGATGTTACTATTCTCCCAACACTTGTGGTGAACAACAGGCAATACAGAG GTAAGTTGGAGAAAGGAGCAGTGCTGAAAGCTATATGTGCAGGGTTTCAAGAGTCAACGGAACCAGCTATATGTTTAACTGAAG ATCAAAACACCAATGAGTGCTTAGAAAACAATGGTGGATGCTGGCAAGATAGAGCTGCTAACATTACTGCATGCCTT GATACTTTCAGGGGAAGACTGTGTGAGTGTCCTACTGTTCAGGGTGTCAAATTTGTTGGTGATGGTTACACTCACTGCAAAG CTTCTGGAGCTTTGCGCTGTGGAATCAACAATGGAGGATGCTGGAGAGAAACCAGAGGTGGCTACACATACTCTGCTTGCACT GATGATCATTCAAGTGTTTGCAAATGCCCGCCTGGTTTCAAGGGAGATGGTGTAAAGAGCTGTGAAG ATGTTGATGAGTGCAAAGAGAAACTGGCTTGCCAGTGCCCTGAGTGTAAATGCAAAAACACATGGGGAAGTTATGAATGCACCTGCAGGAAGGGTTTGTTTTACTTGCGTGAGCTTGATACTTGCATTG GAGCATTTGGAGCGGTGAAGCTAGGCTGGAGCTTTGTGTTGATACTCTTACTAGCGTTAACTGCTGCGACTCTTTCAGGATATGCTATCTACAAATACAGAATCAGG CATTACATGGACTCGGAGATTCGGTCGATCATGGCGCAGTACATGCCTTTGGACAGCCAGCCCAACAATACTGAAACTCATATGGACTTTTGA
- the LOC111200803 gene encoding uncharacterized protein LOC111200803: MDPAEERRETKRQSELINMQGYVADSEYGIPTRCPCGGRIIDEVRGKDDYDTLPGKRFFTCKNYTADGFHYRQPWVIGVQEHIERLTKRLEEVELVINGLPEVNYQIERLEAEVKALNREVDNLTGQVYNLSVQVAHLEKLCFD; the protein is encoded by the exons ATGGATCCcgcagaagagagaagagagacaaAGAGGCAGTCGGAGTTGATCAACATGCAAGGATACGTGGCAGATTCAGAATACGGGATTCCGACGAGGTGTCCCTGCGGAGGGAGAATCATTGACGAAGTTCGGGGGAAGGACGACTACGACACTCTTCCTGGGAAGCGGTTCTTCACCTGCAAAAACTACACG gctgatgggtttcATTACCGTCAGCCTTGGGTGATTGGTGTCCAGGAGCATATCGAACGTCTCACAAAGCGTCTTGAGGAGGTTGAGTTGGTGATCAACGGACTCCCGGAGGTCAATTATCAGATTGAGAGGCTGGAG GCAGAGGTTAAAGCCCTCAATCGGGAGGTTGATAACCTCACTGGGCAGGTTTATAACCTCTCAGTGCAGGTCGCGCACTTGGAGAAGCTATGCTTCGACTGA
- the LOC106454649 gene encoding non-specific lipid-transfer protein A, translating into MAGLVKLACLVLACMIVAGPITSKAALSCGTVNTNVAACIGYLTQGGPLPRACCTGVSKLNSIARTTPDRQQACRCLKTAASALGSGLNAGRAAGLPKACGVNVPFPISTSINCNGVK; encoded by the exons ATGGCCGGTCTAGTGAAATTGGCATGCTTGGTCTTGGCCTGCATGATTGTGGCAGGTCCCATCACATCAAAGGCGGCTTTGAGCTGTGGCACCGTTAACACCAACGTGGCGGCATGCATTGGCTACTTGACCCAAGGTGGACCCCTTCCCAGAGCGTGCTGCACCGGTGTTAGTAAGCTTAACAGTATTGCCCGTACAACTCCCGACCGTCAGCAAGCTTGTCGTTGCCTTAAAACTGCTGCGAGCGCCTTAGGCTCTGGTCTCAACGCTGGCCGGGCAGCTGGACTTCCTAaggcatgtggagtcaatgttCCTTTCCCCATTAGCACTAGCATCAACTGCAACGG CGTGAAATAA
- the LOC106450963 gene encoding acid phosphatase 1, translated as MLLLIFLTISVVATSASPWIPMDGNNPASYCLSWRLAIETNNVRAWRTVPLQCMRYVEAYMLAGQYDRDVELIVEQVRVYLNDIVLPGDGMDAWILDVDDTCFSNVDYYRLKRYGCDPYDPTGFRTWAMKGESPAIQPVLELFNDLIEIGFKVFLVTGRDEETLRQATVENLHNQGFTGYERLIMRTAENKKQSAATYKTTIRKQMMEEGYRIWGNVGDQWSDIQGEYSGNRTFKIPNPMYFVP; from the exons ATGTTGCTTCTCATTTTTCTAACAATCTCCGTAGTGGCAACAAGCGCAAGTCCATGGATACCGATGGATGGAAACAATCCAGCTAGCTATTGCTTAAGCTGGAGACTAGCAATAGAAACCAACAACGTACGTGCGTGGCGCACCGTACCTCTACAATGTATGCGTTACGTTGAGGCATATATGCTCGCTGGTCAATATGACAGAGACGTTGAGTTGATTGTGGAACAAGTTAGGGTTTATCTCAATGATATAGTCCTTCCTGGTGATGGCATGGATGCATGGATCTTGGATGTTGATGATACTTGCTTCTCAAACGTCGACTACTATCGGCTCAAGAGATACGG ATGCGACCCTTATGATCCAACAGGATTTAGAACATGGGCAATGAAAGGAGAATCTCCAGCTATACAACCTGTTCTCGAACTCTTCAATGATCTGATAGAAATAGGATTCAAAGTTTTCCTAGTAACCGGCAGAGATGAAGAGACCCTTCGCCAAGCAACAGTTGAAAATTTGCATAATCAAGGCTTCACTGGTTATGAAAGATTGATTATGAG GACAGCAGAGAATAAAAAACAAAGCGCAGCAACTTACAAAACAACAATCAGAAAGCAGATGATGGAAGAAGGTTACAGGATATGGGGCAATGTAGGCGACCAGTGGAGTGACATACAAGGAGAATATTCAGGGAATCGCACCTTCAAGATTCCTAACCCTATGTACTTCGttccataa